A genomic window from Aquipuribacter nitratireducens includes:
- a CDS encoding type II toxin-antitoxin system prevent-host-death family antitoxin — protein sequence MTTIGLRELRQQASDLLRRVEGGEQVLITVAGRPSARLVPVRPRAWQSWTEVADVFDGPADPQWDTDRDRLDGELLDPWDRAR from the coding sequence GTGACCACGATCGGGCTGCGCGAGCTGCGCCAGCAGGCTTCTGACCTGTTGCGTCGCGTCGAGGGCGGGGAACAGGTCCTCATCACAGTCGCTGGACGACCCAGTGCTCGTCTGGTCCCGGTGAGACCGCGGGCCTGGCAGTCGTGGACCGAGGTTGCCGACGTCTTCGACGGGCCCGCCGATCCGCAGTGGGACACCGACCGCGACCGTCTCGACGGCGAGCTCCTCGACCCGTGGGACCGCGCCCGGTGA